Proteins found in one Limnohabitans sp. TEGF004 genomic segment:
- a CDS encoding enoyl-CoA hydratase/isomerase family protein: protein MSTYTTDVHAERVGHLGFITLNRPKALNALSLAMVRELNHVLQQWQDDTQVMAVVVRGSNKEGLFGAFCAGGDIRYFHEAALSGDVTLEDFFTEEYSLNHLIQNYRKPYIALMDGIVMGGGMGISQGAALRVVTERTKMAMPETHIGLFPDVGGGYFLGRCHGPKCPDHMGEYLALTGYVLRGGESLHVGLADVCVDSAALPALWDGLRQQDWVSGDAVTAWLREQCKTTTEQALATVPAWQNAPIDQVFGLATVAEIEQALQGSDEWSVQTLKALHHQSPLMLCVTLEQIRRGRQMSLAEDLRMERDMVRHCFQTDHLLRRGVSSETVEGIRALAVDKDHTPKWQPARIVDVTPEMVLPFFESPWPASAHPLRHLS from the coding sequence ATGTCCACTTACACCACTGATGTTCATGCTGAACGCGTGGGCCATTTAGGCTTCATCACGCTCAACCGCCCCAAGGCTTTGAATGCTTTGTCACTGGCTATGGTGCGCGAGCTGAATCACGTGTTGCAGCAGTGGCAAGACGATACACAGGTGATGGCTGTGGTGGTGCGAGGCAGCAACAAAGAAGGCCTCTTCGGTGCGTTTTGTGCAGGAGGTGACATTCGGTACTTTCATGAAGCAGCATTGAGTGGTGACGTGACGCTGGAAGACTTCTTCACTGAGGAATACAGCCTCAACCATTTGATTCAAAACTATCGCAAGCCGTACATTGCTTTGATGGACGGCATTGTCATGGGCGGCGGCATGGGCATCAGCCAAGGCGCTGCGCTGCGGGTGGTGACTGAACGTACAAAGATGGCCATGCCCGAGACCCACATTGGTTTGTTTCCGGATGTGGGGGGCGGTTACTTCTTAGGCCGCTGCCATGGCCCCAAGTGCCCAGACCACATGGGCGAGTATTTGGCGCTAACAGGCTATGTGCTGCGCGGTGGTGAATCGCTGCATGTGGGCTTGGCTGATGTGTGTGTGGACTCGGCTGCTTTGCCTGCGCTGTGGGATGGTTTGCGTCAGCAAGACTGGGTCAGTGGCGATGCTGTGACGGCTTGGCTACGTGAGCAATGCAAGACAACAACAGAGCAAGCCTTGGCCACAGTGCCAGCTTGGCAAAACGCACCCATCGATCAGGTGTTTGGCTTAGCCACGGTGGCTGAGATAGAGCAAGCCCTGCAAGGTTCAGATGAATGGTCTGTGCAAACTTTGAAGGCCTTGCACCATCAGTCGCCCTTGATGTTGTGTGTCACGCTAGAGCAAATTCGCCGCGGTCGCCAAATGAGCCTCGCAGAAGACTTGCGAATGGAGCGCGACATGGTGCGTCATTGTTTTCAGACCGACCATCTGTTACGTCGAGGTGTGAGCAGCGAAACGGTGGAGGGTATTCGCGCTTTGGCGGTTGACAAAGATCACACACCCAAATGGCAACCCGCGCGCATCGTTGATGTCACACCTGAGATGGTGCTGCCGTTTTTTGAAAGTCCTTGGCCCGCATCTGCGCATCCCTTGCGCCATTTGAGTTGA
- the truB gene encoding tRNA pseudouridine(55) synthase TruB — MPRVRVQRRPVHGVLLLDKPIGLSSNDALQKAKWLLRAEKAGHTGTLDPLATGVLPLCFGAATKFSQLHLDADKTYETTVRLGIKTSTADAEGEVISERPVTCTVGQVVEVLDRFMGPITQVPPMYSALKKDGKALYEYARAGETVEREPRHVVIHDLELLEMQLEGDAPFLRLRVTCSKGTYIRTLGEDIAEALGCGGHLSALRRVATGPFEESACVTLEDLGAMDEPQREARLMPVQSLLGDHTVVTLDIENAGRFLSGVRRRGTWPDLDRVSVFGEQPHALLGSAHVKAGELIPGRLLSPLEIQQILESSSVNQPALAEQA; from the coding sequence ATGCCGCGCGTGCGGGTGCAGCGTCGCCCTGTGCATGGTGTGTTGCTGTTGGATAAGCCCATTGGTTTGTCCAGCAACGATGCGCTACAAAAAGCCAAGTGGCTGTTACGGGCTGAAAAAGCCGGCCACACTGGCACGCTCGATCCATTGGCCACTGGTGTGTTGCCATTGTGTTTTGGTGCAGCGACCAAATTTAGTCAGCTCCATTTGGATGCTGACAAAACCTACGAAACCACAGTGCGCTTAGGTATCAAAACCAGCACTGCGGATGCCGAAGGTGAAGTTATTTCAGAGCGTCCCGTCACTTGCACCGTGGGTCAAGTGGTGGAAGTGCTGGACCGTTTCATGGGCCCGATCACGCAAGTGCCGCCCATGTACAGCGCCTTGAAAAAGGACGGCAAAGCTTTGTACGAATATGCGCGTGCGGGTGAAACCGTTGAGCGCGAGCCTCGCCATGTGGTGATTCACGATTTAGAGCTGCTCGAGATGCAGCTCGAGGGCGATGCACCGTTTTTGCGTTTGCGTGTGACCTGCAGTAAGGGCACTTACATCCGCACCTTGGGCGAAGACATTGCCGAAGCTTTGGGTTGCGGTGGTCACTTGAGCGCTTTGCGTCGTGTGGCTACTGGCCCCTTTGAAGAGTCAGCCTGTGTGACCTTGGAAGACTTGGGCGCCATGGACGAGCCACAACGCGAAGCGCGTTTGATGCCAGTGCAGTCGCTCTTGGGCGATCACACGGTCGTCACATTGGATATTGAAAATGCAGGTCGCTTTTTGAGCGGCGTGCGTCGTCGCGGTACTTGGCCAGACCTTGACCGTGTGAGTGTGTTTGGGGAACAACCGCACGCTTTGCTGGGCAGTGCTCATGTCAAAGCTGGTGAACTGATTCCGGGACGGTTGTTGAGTCCCCTTGAAATTCAACAAATTTTAGAAAGTTCGTCTGTGAACCAGCCCGCATTGGCTGAGCAGGCATAA
- the typA gene encoding translational GTPase TypA, which produces MSKQIRNIAIIAHVDHGKTTMVDQLLRQSGTFADHEKVVDTVMDNNAIERERGITILAKNCAVSWEGTHINIVDTPGHADFGGEVERALSMVDGVVLLIDAQEGPMPQTRFVTKKALALGLKPIVVVNKVDKPGANPDKVVNAAFDLFDKLGATDEQLDFPVVYASGINGWTSLEEGAPGEQWGPDMSALFNTVLKHVPPQQGDPAAPLQLQISALDFSTFVGRIGVGRISQGTVKPMMDVMVMEGPDGSAVKGRVNQVLKFQGLDRVQATEAGPGDIVLINGIADLNIGVTVTDPVNPAPLPMLKIDEPTLTMNFCVNTSPLAGREGKYVTSRQLWDRLQKELQHNVALRVKETDEEGVFDVAGRGELHLTILLENMRREGYELAVSKPRVVFRDINGERHEPIELVTADIEETHQGGVMQALGERKGELVNMEPDGRGRVRLEYRIPARGLIGFTNEFLNLTRGSGLISNIFDSYEPHKGDIGGRKNGVLISMDDGEIFTYALGKLDDRGRMFVKANDPVYEGMIVGIHSRDNDLVVNATRTKQLTNFRVSGKEDAIKITPPIDLTLEYGVEFIEDDELVEITPKSVRLRKRFLKEHERKRNK; this is translated from the coding sequence ATGAGTAAGCAAATTCGCAACATCGCCATCATCGCCCACGTTGACCACGGTAAAACCACCATGGTTGACCAATTGCTGCGTCAATCTGGCACCTTCGCCGACCACGAAAAAGTGGTGGACACCGTGATGGACAACAACGCCATCGAACGCGAACGCGGCATCACGATTCTGGCCAAGAACTGTGCTGTGAGCTGGGAAGGTACACACATCAACATCGTTGACACCCCTGGTCACGCGGACTTCGGCGGCGAAGTGGAACGTGCCTTGTCGATGGTGGACGGCGTTGTGTTGTTGATCGATGCGCAAGAAGGCCCCATGCCTCAAACCCGTTTCGTGACCAAGAAAGCTTTGGCTTTGGGCTTGAAGCCCATCGTCGTGGTGAACAAAGTGGACAAGCCTGGTGCGAACCCAGACAAAGTGGTGAACGCCGCTTTTGACTTGTTCGACAAACTCGGTGCAACCGACGAACAACTCGACTTCCCCGTGGTGTATGCCTCAGGTATCAACGGCTGGACTTCTCTTGAAGAAGGCGCGCCAGGCGAGCAGTGGGGCCCAGACATGTCGGCCTTGTTCAACACTGTGTTGAAGCACGTGCCTCCACAACAGGGTGACCCTGCTGCGCCCTTGCAATTGCAAATCTCAGCGCTCGACTTCTCCACCTTCGTGGGTCGTATCGGCGTGGGCCGTATCAGCCAAGGCACTGTCAAGCCAATGATGGACGTGATGGTCATGGAAGGCCCAGATGGCTCAGCCGTCAAAGGTCGCGTCAACCAAGTGTTGAAGTTCCAAGGTTTGGATCGCGTGCAAGCCACAGAAGCCGGCCCTGGCGACATTGTGTTGATCAACGGTATTGCTGACTTGAACATCGGCGTGACGGTGACAGACCCTGTCAACCCAGCACCTTTGCCGATGCTCAAGATTGACGAGCCAACACTGACCATGAACTTCTGCGTGAACACCAGCCCCTTGGCCGGCCGTGAAGGCAAATACGTGACCAGCCGTCAGCTGTGGGACCGTTTGCAAAAAGAATTGCAACACAACGTGGCTTTGCGTGTGAAAGAAACCGACGAAGAAGGCGTGTTTGACGTTGCCGGTCGCGGTGAATTGCACTTGACCATTTTGTTGGAAAACATGCGCCGCGAAGGCTACGAGTTGGCTGTGTCTAAGCCACGCGTGGTGTTCCGTGACATCAATGGCGAGCGCCATGAGCCTATCGAATTGGTGACCGCTGATATCGAAGAAACCCATCAAGGCGGCGTGATGCAAGCCTTGGGCGAGCGCAAAGGCGAACTCGTCAACATGGAGCCCGATGGCCGTGGCCGTGTGCGTTTGGAATACCGCATTCCAGCCCGTGGTTTGATTGGTTTCACCAACGAGTTCTTGAACTTGACACGTGGTTCAGGTTTGATCTCCAACATCTTCGACAGCTACGAGCCACATAAAGGTGACATCGGCGGTCGTAAGAACGGTGTGTTGATCTCTATGGACGACGGTGAAATCTTCACCTACGCTTTGGGCAAGTTGGATGACCGTGGCCGTATGTTCGTCAAGGCGAACGACCCCGTTTACGAAGGCATGATTGTGGGTATCCACAGCCGTGACAACGACTTGGTGGTGAACGCCACACGTACCAAACAGCTCACCAACTTCCGCGTGTCTGGCAAAGAAGATGCGATCAAGATCACGCCTCCGATCGACCTCACACTCGAATACGGTGTGGAATTCATCGAAGACGACGAGTTGGTCGAAATCACGCCTAAGAGCGTGCGTCTGCGTAAGCGCTTCTTGAAAGAGCATGAGCGCAAGCGCAATAAGTAA